A genomic window from Klebsiella quasipneumoniae subsp. quasipneumoniae includes:
- a CDS encoding substrate-binding domain-containing protein produces the protein MMLFHTGKLRLLAVATTMLASMSFISAASAAGPTYALVQINQQALFFNLMNKGAQDAAKASGKDLVIFNSNDNPVAQNDAIENYIQQGVKGILVAAIDVNGIMPAVKEAAAANIPVIAIDAVLPAGPQAAQVGVDNIEGGRIIGKYFVDYVQKEMGGKARVGIVGALNSAIQNQRQKGFEETLKSNPNITIANVVDGQNVQDKAMTAAENLITGNPDLTAIYATGEPALLGAIAAVENQGRQKDITVFGWDLTAKAISGIDGGYVTAVLQQDPEKMGAEALNALNSITSGKTVPKTILVPATVVTKANVDAYRPLFK, from the coding sequence ATGATGTTATTTCACACCGGAAAACTGCGTTTACTTGCTGTCGCCACGACCATGCTGGCATCGATGAGTTTTATTTCTGCCGCCAGCGCTGCCGGTCCGACTTATGCGCTGGTGCAAATCAATCAGCAGGCGCTGTTCTTTAATTTGATGAATAAAGGCGCGCAGGATGCGGCTAAGGCCAGCGGCAAGGATTTAGTTATTTTCAACTCAAACGATAATCCCGTGGCGCAAAACGACGCGATAGAAAACTATATTCAGCAAGGCGTTAAAGGCATTCTGGTCGCCGCTATCGACGTTAACGGAATTATGCCAGCGGTAAAAGAAGCCGCCGCCGCTAACATTCCGGTGATTGCGATTGATGCCGTATTACCGGCCGGACCACAGGCGGCCCAGGTCGGCGTGGACAATATTGAAGGCGGCAGAATTATTGGTAAATATTTTGTGGACTACGTGCAGAAAGAGATGGGTGGCAAGGCGAGGGTGGGGATTGTCGGCGCGCTGAATTCGGCCATCCAGAACCAGCGGCAGAAAGGGTTCGAAGAGACGCTGAAAAGCAATCCGAACATTACCATCGCTAACGTGGTCGACGGGCAGAACGTGCAGGATAAAGCGATGACCGCGGCGGAAAACCTGATCACCGGCAACCCGGATCTGACAGCAATCTATGCCACTGGCGAACCCGCGCTGCTCGGCGCTATCGCCGCCGTAGAAAACCAGGGGCGGCAGAAGGATATTACAGTGTTTGGCTGGGATCTGACGGCGAAGGCGATTTCCGGTATTGACGGCGGCTACGTAACCGCCGTCCTGCAGCAGGATCCGGAAAAGATGGGCGCCGAAGCCCTGAATGCGCTGAACAGCATCACGTCGGGAAAAACCGTGCCGAAAACCATTCTGGTTCCGGCGACGGTGGTGACCAAAGCGAACGTCGATGCTTACCGTCCGCTGTTTAAGTAG
- a CDS encoding LacI family DNA-binding transcriptional regulator has product MAQEMSIKRVLLSDVAKLAGLSKATLSRYMNNSIVLPQDTIDRIETAIRELDYRGNSLARRLSKGGSETLGLVLPDITNPFFAELADAAEEAASASGYSLVLCITRNNPEKECQFIRWLDTCQVDGLLFTTNRPDNGLLRKEIQRHERIVLLDEDIPGSQVPKVFADNVQGGRIATEKLIAAGHRHIAFVGGPDKLMSVRERYQGFCTAMEQAGLSWPPEWVMYGDYQREFGQQALRHLFSQPVRPTAVFAASDYLVLGLLDGLRASGLQAPEALSLVGFDDANYADFTQPRISTIRQPARELGRTAVHIMMRLLNDDPDIPAETRLPVEWIGRDSIKIC; this is encoded by the coding sequence ATGGCGCAGGAAATGAGTATAAAACGCGTATTGTTATCTGATGTGGCAAAGCTGGCGGGACTGTCGAAAGCGACCCTGTCGCGCTATATGAACAACAGTATTGTGCTGCCGCAGGACACCATCGACCGTATCGAAACCGCCATTCGCGAACTGGACTATCGCGGCAATAGCCTGGCGCGCCGTCTGAGCAAAGGCGGCAGCGAGACGCTTGGCCTGGTGCTCCCCGACATTACCAACCCCTTCTTTGCCGAGCTGGCCGACGCTGCCGAAGAGGCCGCTTCTGCCAGCGGCTACAGCCTGGTGTTGTGTATCACCCGCAACAACCCGGAAAAAGAGTGCCAGTTCATCCGCTGGCTGGATACCTGCCAGGTAGACGGTCTGCTGTTCACCACCAACCGCCCCGATAACGGCCTGCTGCGCAAGGAGATCCAGCGTCACGAACGCATTGTCCTGCTGGATGAAGATATTCCCGGGAGTCAGGTTCCAAAAGTGTTTGCTGATAACGTTCAGGGCGGGCGCATCGCCACCGAAAAACTGATCGCCGCCGGGCATCGTCATATCGCTTTCGTCGGCGGCCCGGACAAACTGATGAGCGTCCGTGAGCGCTATCAGGGTTTTTGCACCGCGATGGAGCAAGCCGGCCTGAGCTGGCCGCCCGAATGGGTGATGTACGGCGACTATCAGCGCGAGTTTGGCCAGCAGGCGCTGCGGCACCTCTTCAGCCAACCGGTTCGCCCTACCGCCGTCTTCGCGGCCAGCGACTATCTGGTGCTCGGTCTGCTTGACGGTCTACGCGCCAGCGGGCTCCAGGCGCCGGAGGCGCTTTCGCTAGTCGGCTTCGATGACGCCAATTACGCCGATTTTACCCAGCCGCGGATCTCCACTATCCGCCAGCCCGCCCGGGAACTGGGGCGCACCGCGGTGCACATCATGATGCGCCTGCTAAACGACGATCCGGATATCCCTGCGGAAACCCGCCTGCCGGTTGAATGGATTGGTCGCGACTCGATCAAGATCTGTTAA
- the lysM gene encoding peptidoglycan-binding protein LysM, which translates to MGLLSFVKEAGEKIWDAVSGDSKEERADKLKKHIDGLNLPGAEKVNIDVADDGTATVTGDVASQEDKEKILVAVGNVTGVGQVSDGVKVTQSGAESRFYTVKSGDTLSAISKAMYGSANDYQRIFEANKPMLTHPDKIYPGQVLIIPAK; encoded by the coding sequence ATGGGATTATTAAGTTTTGTGAAAGAAGCGGGCGAGAAAATATGGGACGCCGTCTCCGGCGACAGTAAAGAAGAGCGGGCCGATAAACTGAAAAAACATATCGATGGTCTTAATCTGCCTGGCGCCGAAAAGGTCAATATTGATGTTGCGGACGATGGCACCGCCACGGTCACTGGCGATGTTGCTTCGCAGGAGGATAAGGAAAAAATTCTGGTAGCGGTCGGGAATGTCACTGGCGTAGGTCAGGTCAGTGACGGCGTTAAGGTGACGCAAAGCGGGGCGGAAAGTCGTTTTTACACGGTCAAATCCGGTGACACCCTGAGCGCTATCTCCAAAGCGATGTATGGCTCTGCCAATGATTATCAACGTATTTTTGAAGCCAATAAACCGATGCTGACGCATCCCGATAAAATCTATCCGGGTCAAGTGCTGATTATCCCGGCGAAGTAG
- a CDS encoding phosphotriesterase — MNGSIFRHPSPLPVGVSSGYVMTVLGPLPINEMGVTLMHEHILLDASGKWVPPCCCSDRHLAEMPVKMENLGELSLNPLMSRDNCQLFDVDVAIEELTKYRALGGETVVDPTNIGIGRDPKALARIARLTGLNIIMGTGLYLEPSHPEWVRTSSVEQLTERLIYDLGGAEEKPEVLAGLIGEIGISSRFTPDEEKSLRAAGRASAATGVPIEVHLPGWERLGHRVLDILEQEGADLRHTVLCHMNPSFADKRYQRELAQRGAFLEYDMIGMSYYYADESAQSPSDEENARAIRELIDDGYIQHILLSQDVFLKTMLTRYGGHGYGYILKHFVPRLRRHGVSGEQLETLMIGNPQRVFGG, encoded by the coding sequence ATGAACGGATCAATTTTTCGTCATCCCTCACCGCTGCCGGTTGGCGTCAGCAGCGGTTACGTGATGACAGTGCTTGGCCCGCTGCCGATTAACGAAATGGGCGTCACCCTGATGCATGAGCATATTCTGCTGGATGCCTCCGGCAAATGGGTGCCGCCCTGCTGCTGTAGCGATCGCCATCTTGCCGAAATGCCGGTGAAAATGGAAAACCTTGGCGAACTGTCGCTGAATCCGTTGATGAGCCGCGATAACTGTCAGCTGTTTGATGTCGACGTTGCGATTGAGGAACTCACTAAATATCGCGCCCTTGGCGGCGAAACCGTGGTCGATCCGACCAATATCGGTATTGGCCGCGATCCGAAAGCGCTGGCGCGCATCGCGCGTCTGACCGGTCTGAACATTATTATGGGTACCGGCCTCTATCTGGAGCCTTCGCACCCCGAGTGGGTAAGGACCAGCAGTGTTGAACAGCTGACCGAACGGCTGATTTACGATCTTGGCGGCGCGGAGGAGAAACCGGAGGTACTCGCCGGGCTTATCGGCGAAATCGGTATCTCCAGCCGTTTTACGCCGGATGAGGAGAAATCCCTGCGCGCTGCGGGTCGGGCCAGCGCCGCGACCGGCGTGCCGATCGAGGTCCATCTGCCGGGCTGGGAGCGGCTGGGTCATCGGGTGCTGGATATTCTCGAGCAGGAAGGCGCCGATTTACGCCATACCGTGCTGTGCCATATGAACCCCAGCTTTGCCGATAAGCGCTACCAGCGCGAACTGGCGCAGCGCGGAGCATTCCTCGAATACGACATGATTGGCATGAGCTATTACTACGCCGACGAGTCAGCGCAGTCGCCCTCCGACGAGGAGAACGCCCGCGCGATCCGCGAGTTAATTGACGACGGCTATATCCAGCACATTCTGTTGTCGCAGGATGTCTTCCTGAAAACCATGCTCACCCGCTACGGCGGCCACGGTTACGGCTACATACTCAAGCATTTTGTTCCGCGTCTGCGGCGCCACGGCGTCAGCGGCGAACAGCTTGAAACCTTAATGATTGGAAACCCCCAGCGGGTCTTTGGCGGATAA
- the pgtP gene encoding phosphoglycerate transporter PgtP: MLSLLKKGPSANTVPAEKIQATYGRYRMQALLSVFLGYLAYYIVRNNFTLSTPYLKEQLDLSATQIGLLSSCMLIAYGISKGVMSSLADKASPKVFMACGLVLCAIVNVGLGFSTAFWVFAALVVLNGLFQGMGVGPSFITIANWFPRRERGRVGAFWNISHNVGGGIVAPIVGAAFAILGTEHWQSASYIVPACVAVVFAISVLVLGKGSPREEGLPSLEEMMPEEKVVLKTKHAQKAPENMSAFQIFCTYVLRNKNAWYVSLVDVFVYMVRFGMISWLPIYLLTVKHFSKEQMSVAFLFFEWAAIPSTLLAGWLSDKLFKGRRMPLAMICMALIFICLIGYWKSESLLMVTVFAAIVGCLIYVPQFLASVQTMEIVPSFAVGSAVGLRGFMSYIFGASLGTSLFGVMVDKMGWHGGFYLLMGGIVCCILFCYLSHRGALELEQQRKNSEQEEARLALADAQ; this comes from the coding sequence ATGTTATCATTATTAAAAAAAGGGCCGTCGGCGAATACAGTTCCTGCTGAGAAAATTCAGGCAACGTATGGTCGATACCGTATGCAGGCGCTGCTAAGCGTATTTCTGGGATATCTGGCGTACTATATCGTGCGCAATAACTTCACCTTATCCACGCCCTATCTGAAAGAACAGTTAGATCTTAGCGCCACGCAGATCGGTTTGCTCAGCAGCTGTATGCTCATCGCGTACGGGATCAGTAAAGGCGTGATGAGCAGCCTCGCGGATAAAGCCAGCCCGAAAGTGTTTATGGCCTGCGGTCTCGTACTGTGCGCCATCGTCAACGTCGGGTTAGGATTCAGCACCGCATTCTGGGTTTTTGCTGCGCTGGTTGTCCTGAACGGCCTGTTTCAGGGGATGGGGGTCGGCCCCTCTTTCATTACCATCGCGAACTGGTTTCCGCGCCGGGAGCGTGGCCGCGTAGGAGCTTTCTGGAATATTTCCCATAACGTCGGCGGCGGAATTGTCGCCCCGATCGTCGGCGCCGCGTTTGCGATTCTCGGTACCGAGCACTGGCAGAGCGCCAGCTACATTGTGCCGGCCTGCGTGGCGGTGGTATTCGCCATCAGCGTACTGGTGCTGGGTAAAGGTTCGCCGCGCGAGGAGGGCCTGCCTTCGCTGGAAGAGATGATGCCGGAAGAGAAAGTGGTGCTGAAGACCAAACACGCCCAGAAAGCGCCGGAGAACATGAGCGCATTCCAGATCTTCTGCACCTACGTCCTGCGTAACAAAAACGCCTGGTATGTCTCCCTTGTGGATGTGTTTGTCTATATGGTGCGTTTCGGCATGATCAGCTGGCTGCCAATCTACCTGCTGACGGTGAAACATTTTTCTAAAGAGCAGATGAGCGTCGCCTTCCTGTTTTTTGAATGGGCGGCGATTCCGTCAACCCTGCTGGCCGGCTGGCTTTCCGATAAGCTGTTCAAAGGCCGCCGGATGCCGTTAGCCATGATCTGCATGGCGCTGATCTTCATCTGTCTGATCGGCTACTGGAAAAGCGAATCACTGCTGATGGTCACGGTATTTGCGGCCATTGTGGGCTGCCTGATTTACGTCCCGCAGTTTCTGGCCTCGGTCCAGACCATGGAGATCGTCCCCAGCTTTGCCGTTGGCTCCGCCGTGGGCCTGCGCGGATTTATGAGCTATATCTTTGGCGCCTCGTTAGGCACCAGCCTGTTCGGCGTGATGGTGGATAAAATGGGCTGGCACGGCGGGTTCTATCTGCTGATGGGCGGGATCGTCTGCTGCATCCTGTTCTGCTACCTCTCCCATCGCGGCGCGCTGGAGCTTGAGCAACAGCGTAAAAACAGCGAGCAGGAAGAGGCCAGGCTGGCGCTGGCTGACGCACAGTAA
- a CDS encoding TenA family protein produces the protein MEAFSERLLREHQPAWQAMQQHPFVTDIEQDRLPTAVFNRYLVFEGNFVATAIAIVALGVSKAPGIHQQRWLIGVLNALVDTQIAWFEQVLSARQIDPAGYPDDLPGVRRFRDGMLRTAREGSYEQIVTLMFGAEWMYYRWCRRASEHRQSDADLRRWVEMHAEDEFYQQALWLKNELDRCAMALSEKEKQALSALYGEVLQWEIDFHHAAYEE, from the coding sequence ATGGAAGCGTTTAGCGAACGCCTGCTGCGCGAACATCAACCGGCGTGGCAGGCGATGCAGCAGCACCCGTTTGTCACTGATATTGAACAGGATCGACTGCCGACAGCGGTCTTCAACCGCTATCTGGTGTTTGAGGGCAACTTTGTCGCGACGGCCATCGCGATTGTTGCCCTCGGGGTCAGCAAAGCGCCGGGTATTCATCAGCAGCGCTGGCTGATTGGCGTGCTGAATGCCCTGGTTGATACGCAGATCGCGTGGTTTGAGCAGGTGCTGTCAGCGCGACAGATCGATCCCGCTGGGTACCCGGATGATTTGCCCGGGGTACGGCGCTTTCGCGACGGTATGCTGCGAACCGCCCGCGAGGGCAGCTATGAGCAGATCGTGACCCTGATGTTCGGTGCGGAGTGGATGTACTATCGCTGGTGCCGACGGGCGAGCGAACATCGACAGAGCGATGCTGATTTACGACGCTGGGTGGAAATGCACGCGGAGGACGAATTCTACCAGCAGGCGCTCTGGTTAAAGAACGAACTCGACCGTTGCGCCATGGCGCTGAGTGAAAAGGAAAAGCAAGCGCTGTCGGCGCTTTACGGTGAAGTACTGCAGTGGGAAATTGATTTCCATCACGCTGCATACGAGGAATAG
- a CDS encoding BtpA/SgcQ family protein: protein MVAISAEKTNAIQAIFSRSKAVIGVIHCDPFPGAPKYRGKSVSDIVERALRDAENYISGGVHGLIIENHGDIPFSKPEDIGHETSALMAVITEKVRERFAVPLGINVLANAAIPAMAIALAGGADFVRVNQWANAYIANEGFIEGAAAKALRYRSMLRAEHIRVFADSHVKHGSHAIVADRSIQELTRDVDFFEADAVIATGQRTGDSATMAEIDEIRAATALPLLVGSGVTPANVRQILGRTQGVIVASTMKVDGVWWNDVELARVKHFMSVAQAALEEA from the coding sequence ATGGTTGCTATCTCAGCAGAAAAAACCAATGCAATACAAGCTATTTTTTCACGAAGCAAAGCCGTTATTGGCGTTATTCATTGCGATCCTTTTCCTGGTGCACCTAAATATCGAGGAAAATCAGTCTCCGATATTGTTGAGCGTGCGCTTCGCGATGCTGAAAATTATATTTCAGGCGGTGTTCATGGTCTGATTATTGAAAACCATGGCGATATTCCGTTTTCCAAACCTGAGGACATCGGCCATGAAACCTCCGCGCTGATGGCGGTCATTACCGAGAAAGTTCGTGAGCGGTTTGCGGTCCCGCTGGGTATTAACGTCCTGGCTAACGCGGCGATCCCGGCGATGGCCATCGCGCTGGCGGGCGGCGCCGATTTCGTCCGCGTCAACCAGTGGGCCAACGCCTATATCGCCAACGAAGGATTTATCGAAGGGGCGGCCGCAAAGGCGTTGCGCTACCGCAGTATGCTGCGCGCTGAGCATATTCGCGTTTTTGCCGATAGCCATGTCAAGCACGGTAGCCATGCCATCGTCGCCGATCGTTCGATACAGGAGCTGACGCGCGATGTCGATTTCTTCGAGGCCGACGCGGTGATCGCCACCGGCCAGCGCACGGGCGATAGCGCCACGATGGCGGAAATTGACGAGATCCGCGCGGCGACGGCGCTACCGCTCCTGGTGGGCTCCGGGGTAACGCCGGCTAACGTGAGGCAGATCCTCGGGCGGACCCAGGGGGTCATTGTGGCCAGTACGATGAAGGTCGATGGCGTCTGGTGGAACGATGTTGAGCTGGCCCGGGTGAAGCATTTTATGTCGGTCGCTCAGGCCGCGCTGGAGGAAGCCTAA
- the pgtC gene encoding phosphoglycerate transport regulator PgtC, translated as MLAMLLLTAWLRPCAAQSNELVMATTFSPSATVWIIDRWQKEPGSVTIRTLNRTSASLEQLLDTANAENVDLILTSSPMLLQHLQEHKKLAPFSGAPAVSQQLVPESIRSTSVAVAISGFGLLINRPALMTRHLPAPADWDDLTDPRYQGALLMSSPSRSDTNHLMVESLLQQKGWIKGWATLLMSAGNLVTISSRSFGVADKIKSGLGVAGPVIDNYANLLMNDPHLAFTYFPQSAVSPTYVAVLKNSQHASEARRFIRYLLSPEGQTILADANTGKYPVTPLAAGNPRAAQQAVLMNQPPLNYRLILKRQRLVQRMFDTAISFRLAQLKDAWRALHSAEARLKRPLPEIRALLTRVPVDPASSEDEAWLAQFDNKSFAEQQMMEWQLWFLNNQRQAINKLEELK; from the coding sequence ATGCTCGCGATGCTGCTGCTGACCGCCTGGCTGAGACCCTGTGCGGCGCAAAGCAATGAGCTGGTGATGGCGACGACATTTTCTCCCAGCGCCACCGTGTGGATTATCGATCGCTGGCAGAAAGAGCCGGGGTCAGTGACGATCAGGACGCTCAACCGCACCAGCGCCTCGCTGGAACAGCTGCTAGACACGGCAAATGCCGAAAATGTCGATCTGATCCTGACCTCGTCGCCGATGCTGCTGCAGCATCTTCAGGAGCATAAAAAGCTGGCACCGTTCAGCGGTGCGCCGGCAGTCAGCCAACAACTGGTGCCGGAATCCATTCGCTCCACCTCCGTGGCCGTAGCGATTTCCGGGTTCGGTTTGCTGATTAATCGCCCGGCGCTGATGACACGGCACCTGCCTGCGCCAGCGGACTGGGATGATCTGACCGATCCTCGCTATCAGGGGGCGCTGCTGATGAGCAGTCCGTCGCGTTCGGATACCAACCATCTGATGGTGGAGTCGCTGCTGCAACAAAAAGGCTGGATTAAGGGATGGGCAACGCTGTTGATGAGTGCGGGAAATCTCGTGACCATCTCATCCCGCAGTTTTGGGGTGGCGGATAAGATTAAAAGCGGCCTGGGCGTGGCCGGTCCGGTGATTGATAACTACGCCAATCTGCTGATGAACGATCCGCACCTGGCTTTTACCTATTTCCCGCAGTCGGCGGTTTCGCCGACCTATGTCGCGGTGCTTAAAAACAGCCAGCACGCCAGCGAGGCGCGGCGGTTTATTCGCTATCTGTTAAGCCCGGAGGGCCAGACGATCCTCGCCGATGCCAATACCGGGAAATACCCGGTAACGCCCCTGGCGGCGGGCAATCCGCGGGCGGCGCAGCAGGCGGTGCTGATGAATCAACCGCCATTGAACTATCGGCTGATCCTCAAACGCCAGCGCCTGGTGCAACGGATGTTCGATACGGCGATCAGCTTTCGTCTTGCTCAGCTAAAAGATGCCTGGCGAGCGCTGCATAGCGCGGAGGCCCGTCTCAAGCGTCCGCTGCCCGAGATTCGCGCGTTGCTGACCCGTGTGCCGGTCGATCCGGCGAGCAGCGAGGATGAAGCCTGGCTGGCTCAGTTCGACAATAAGAGCTTCGCGGAACAGCAGATGATGGAGTGGCAGCTCTGGTTTCTCAACAATCAGCGGCAGGCGATTAATAAACTGGAAGAACTGAAATGA
- a CDS encoding PfkB family carbohydrate kinase, with protein MRVYVTGNIAVDETWSIPDIPKKGTSIHGVKVSQDIGGKGANQAIILSRCGIETRLIAATGNDSNGAWIRQQIKNEPLTLLPDDPFNQHSDTSIILNSADGDNAIITTTAAADAFSLEDIIPHMADAAAGDILLQQGNFSLDKTRALFRYAKTLGMTTVFNPSPVNPDFCHLWPLVDIAVVNESEAELLQPYGVKTLVITQGAAGAWLVQAEQRQFCPAVPAEAIDTTGAGDTFLAVMLASALLRGVAPDDLALAHASRAAAITVSRRGTLSAFPGSHELAALLTQDGAR; from the coding sequence ATGCGTGTTTACGTTACCGGTAATATTGCCGTCGATGAAACCTGGTCTATTCCGGATATACCGAAAAAAGGCACTTCCATTCACGGCGTTAAAGTTTCGCAGGATATCGGCGGTAAAGGCGCGAATCAGGCGATTATATTATCCCGCTGTGGAATAGAGACGCGTTTAATTGCCGCCACGGGAAATGACAGCAACGGCGCCTGGATCCGCCAGCAGATAAAAAATGAACCACTGACCTTACTTCCCGACGACCCTTTCAATCAACATAGCGACACCTCGATTATTTTAAATAGCGCTGATGGCGACAATGCCATCATTACCACGACGGCGGCTGCCGACGCCTTCAGCCTTGAGGATATTATTCCGCATATGGCGGATGCCGCCGCCGGCGATATTCTGCTGCAGCAGGGCAATTTCTCCCTCGATAAAACGCGGGCGCTGTTCCGGTACGCCAAAACTCTCGGCATGACCACGGTGTTCAACCCCTCGCCCGTCAATCCTGACTTTTGCCATCTGTGGCCGCTCGTCGACATCGCGGTAGTCAATGAATCCGAGGCCGAGCTGCTTCAGCCCTATGGGGTGAAAACCTTAGTGATAACCCAGGGCGCCGCTGGCGCCTGGCTGGTTCAGGCGGAACAGCGCCAGTTTTGTCCCGCCGTGCCCGCCGAAGCAATTGATACGACCGGCGCAGGCGATACGTTCCTCGCCGTCATGCTGGCCTCCGCCCTGCTGCGCGGCGTCGCGCCGGATGACCTGGCGCTGGCGCACGCCAGCCGCGCTGCCGCCATAACCGTTAGCCGCCGGGGAACGCTCAGCGCGTTTCCCGGCAGCCATGAGCTCGCCGCCCTGTTAACCCAGGACGGCGCGCGTTGA
- a CDS encoding ATP-binding cassette domain-containing protein — MINITKTYGSIRSLRGVNLELAPGEVLGLVGDNGAGKSTLTKVLSGAVIPSSGTIRIDGEQHQFTNPADSRRCHIEMVYQDLSLCDTVDVAGNLFMGREPMKSVLGIPFLDEAKMHADAREMLKGLGISIPDTRLLVRNLSGGQRQAIAIARAAAFDPKVLIMDEPTAALAVAEVEAVLELIRRVSARGVSVILITHRLQDLFLVCDRIMVMYEGTNVADRRVSDTSLNDIVNLIVGEKFTARSAAAH; from the coding sequence ATGATCAATATCACCAAGACCTACGGGTCGATACGTTCATTGCGCGGCGTTAACCTCGAGTTGGCCCCGGGCGAAGTGCTGGGTTTAGTGGGCGATAACGGCGCGGGGAAATCCACCCTCACCAAAGTGCTCTCTGGCGCGGTGATCCCCTCCAGCGGCACGATTCGTATCGACGGTGAACAGCATCAGTTTACCAATCCGGCCGATTCGCGCCGCTGCCATATCGAGATGGTCTATCAGGATCTGTCGCTCTGCGACACGGTCGACGTCGCGGGCAATCTGTTTATGGGCCGTGAGCCGATGAAATCGGTCCTCGGTATTCCCTTTCTCGACGAGGCCAAAATGCACGCCGATGCCAGAGAGATGCTTAAAGGGCTGGGGATCTCTATTCCGGATACCCGCCTGCTGGTGCGAAATCTCTCCGGCGGCCAGCGCCAGGCTATTGCCATCGCCCGCGCGGCGGCCTTTGACCCGAAAGTGCTGATTATGGACGAACCCACCGCCGCGCTGGCCGTCGCGGAGGTCGAAGCGGTGCTGGAACTCATTCGCCGCGTTTCCGCTCGCGGGGTGAGCGTGATTCTGATTACCCACCGCCTGCAGGACCTGTTCCTGGTGTGTGACCGGATCATGGTGATGTATGAAGGTACCAATGTCGCTGACAGACGGGTGTCCGACACCAGCCTGAACGATATCGTTAACCTGATTGTGGGCGAAAAATTCACCGCCCGCTCTGCGGCTGCACATTGA
- a CDS encoding ABC transporter permease, producing the protein MNLSSSRMIQHSLPRRLLHNHSGVVSIALFFVFCCVVFSLITSNFLTGTNWLNIIRQSAPLLIVATAMTLVITTGGIDLSVGSTLALVGALSAIALNSWGLPWPVVLLGGLLLGGVVGAINGFFIAYEGIPAFIVTLATLAVVRGIALLITQGYSIPVPADSLFTFIGRAWVVGIPMPALLGILILLIGHIVLNHMRFGRYVTAIGANAEGARRSGINTKAVTMKVYILSGMAAALAGMIITARLGSGSSNQGEGFELQVIAAVVLGSTSLFGGFGTIIGTLLGALSIAVIQNGLILSHISPFYTQIATGTIILLAIWLNTRILNPTRSAAKG; encoded by the coding sequence ATGAACTTAAGCAGCTCCCGCATGATCCAGCATTCGCTGCCGCGCCGCCTGCTGCATAACCACTCGGGCGTAGTCAGCATCGCGCTCTTTTTCGTCTTCTGCTGCGTGGTGTTTTCGCTGATCACCAGCAACTTTCTCACCGGCACCAACTGGCTGAATATCATCCGTCAGAGCGCCCCGCTGCTGATCGTCGCGACGGCGATGACCCTGGTGATTACCACCGGCGGTATCGATCTGTCGGTGGGCTCTACCCTGGCGCTGGTCGGCGCACTCTCCGCTATCGCCCTGAATAGCTGGGGGCTGCCGTGGCCGGTGGTACTGCTCGGCGGCCTGCTGCTCGGCGGCGTCGTTGGCGCCATCAACGGCTTCTTTATTGCCTATGAAGGGATTCCGGCGTTTATCGTCACCCTCGCCACTCTGGCAGTGGTTCGCGGCATCGCGCTGCTGATCACTCAGGGTTATTCGATTCCGGTTCCGGCTGACAGCCTGTTTACCTTTATCGGACGCGCGTGGGTTGTCGGTATCCCCATGCCCGCGCTGCTCGGCATTCTGATTCTGCTGATCGGGCATATCGTTCTTAATCACATGCGTTTTGGTCGCTACGTGACCGCTATCGGCGCCAACGCTGAAGGCGCGCGACGCAGCGGGATTAACACCAAAGCCGTCACGATGAAGGTCTATATCCTCAGCGGCATGGCCGCCGCGCTGGCGGGAATGATCATTACCGCTCGCCTCGGCAGCGGCTCCTCCAACCAGGGTGAAGGCTTTGAACTGCAGGTTATTGCCGCCGTGGTGCTCGGCAGTACCAGCCTGTTTGGCGGCTTCGGTACCATTATCGGCACGCTGCTGGGCGCGCTGTCGATTGCGGTCATTCAGAACGGGCTGATCCTGTCGCATATTTCGCCGTTTTACACCCAGATAGCTACCGGCACCATTATCCTGCTGGCTATCTGGCTGAACACCCGCATTCTCAACCCCACGCGCTCCGCGGCAAAAGGATAG